A region from the Rhizoctonia solani chromosome 13, complete sequence genome encodes:
- a CDS encoding thiamine pyrophosphokinase, catalytic domain-containing protein: MRFSLPSERRYVGPRFEEVDRRENTELVGEIKLKFVPRAGGGRGGGGGGGGGRGGTAGSGAGGSRGGSRGGVTFSGSNGNRGASSYGQGGGSVTTIGGGAFAGRSIGGGSRGQVYGAGYYGHREYGPSNNDSRPGGPMQQALVRSTEWPPEGSGGNTTVNNATASYYIVGDADSVSAVMEAIVAQCSVVNATGTPFDDNNSTVHVEQAVQYYRASSFMLALTSYNNSASLPANAPAHNNTAPPPTSADTPLPPGTNTTFLNCLNETIGAAVPIMDSAPDALRATAGLNAVGMLWLVIWLLKVF, encoded by the exons ATGAGGTTTTCACTACCATCTGAAAGACGATACGTTGGCCCTCGCTTTGAAGAAGTTGACAGACGTGAAAATACCGAATTGGTTGGTGAAATCAAGTTGAAGTTTGTTCCTCGTGCTGGAGGTGGAAGAGGCGGCGGcggtggaggaggaggaggacgCGGAGGAACTGCAGGAAGTGGAGCGG GCGGGTCCCGAGGCGGATCTCGTGGAGGAGTTACGTTCTCGG GTTCAAATGGCAACCGCGGTGCCTCCTCGTATGGTCAAGGAGGTGGTTCCGTGACGACAATTGGTGGCGGCGCCTTTGCGGGACGATCCATAGGTGGTGGTAGTCGTGGACAAGTATACG GAGCGGGATACTATGGTCATCGTGAATACGGTCCTTCCAACAATGATAGTCGACCTGGGGGTCCGATGCAGCAGGCGTTGGTACGATCTACTGAATGGCCACCAGAGGGCAGTGGAGGCAATACGACAGTTAACAATGCTACGGCTTCGTACTACATCGTTGGAGATGCTGACTCTGTCTCTGCGGTTATGGAAGCGATAGTCGCACAGTGCTCTGTTGTGAATGCGACTGGCACACCCTTTGAT GATAACAACTCCACCGTTCATGTGGAGCAAGCAGTCCAGTACTACCGAGCTTCATCGTTCATGCTAGCTCTTACGTCCTACAATAATTCCGCAAGTCTTCCTGCAAACGCTCCTGCACATAACAACACTGCACCCCCACCCACTAGTGCCGATACGCCTTTACCGCCAGGCACCAATACAACGTTCTTGAACTGCCTTAACGAGACTATAGGGGCAGCTGTTCCGATCATGGATTCTGCCCCGGATGCACTACGCGCGACTGCTGGCTTGAATGCGGTTGGAATGCTCTGGTTGGTCATATGGCTGTTGAAAGTTTTCTAA
- a CDS encoding glycosyltransferase family 1 protein: MVLFERDPPSSWQTRLPPRRYRFIPGRSLLSRPNRIPEPETVPPPPLSSLLTRRVCTTILNYALLSLLDISLVALSPIVFASPVAVGGLGMQPATIGLVLALQGIVTGAATALLVPRMQRWFGMRMTYRCGVWLYLGQIWLFPAMHYAVKLNLGGGMGVWVLIGLYTIISCASPISFLLALQGIVTGAATALRMQRWHANDLSMRRMALPGTDLAVPRDALCGQAEPGRWDGRMGTDWVIYYYFVCLADQFLLSAPLYFSRVAESAMLGCNQWAGSDFGLCYARDWPGSRDLTFCAFGQFRVLFGLHQPIGSHCALYWHQYADARRLDCGHSIVSVIILRSRWAQSPLEHLVQLIDPNNGVTRPGSLRSFDSSESESDVVETPASDSAADAQIKLAENDNNLQHGAYPSPETALANLACTSCSLSRRVVTSLQRFAHIRPETDAAELSHDMITTYPDASDEGRVKPIRSILLSNVKDIDPYDPTQPTRVRMHMSVLGLDVSADVEYDTEESAHEWRREVSAALYMYRHHRKTLIGHGNEKVSPRPEDAQTESRGVRICIPLALIKEYQHEWWAAWAFILSVAVDHRSSSGGIRDIVPSGSLDSAVKSVLRAVAPLESDMGQLAQSVMPKSTKRESFTGLSLPCSHTPSLSPTTTVSTDSSSVREPIASVYVPPSPSPWLQTTPSGPEPEGLAQVLHLSVLQGDDRWNQFDNLVKARRENGVPPNAQVVLDWGELVFDEHTGSESGSDSTREMKVEAPAFNEMSSAERKIRRLFAIDDQQKVWIARCRLCKTISSTTYFVITDRFVCYWAKSFGTHDTRYRFPVSSVRGASTAYVYAPLVYGLRLQIRGQHDLTFEFNSRELRDEALTKLKAIADTNLASENGPIATTGSEVPSPRAEHPSPITIPEFSSTQECVSNAPALFSPLSRTMRRINSVHIPPALVSRFPKPINVPPTAIVHIPSKHFVCLTIGSRGDVQPYIALARGLMAEGHRVTIVTHEEYKEWCEGWGLSVENRMFSPQFFKEGLTNFRDWLDDLLLDSWKQCQDADVLIQSPSAMAGAHIAEALSKFRPLPEYYSTMPWTRTNDYPHAFMTPPMEISGSFNYSTINRWRRKHLGLPSTDMAHLAQTKIPFIYNFSPAVVPKPLDWKDPITISGYWFLDDADLNWEPTQELTDFMNKARKDNKPLVYIGFGSIVVPNPKAMTRSIVKAVLKSDVRAILSKGWSARMSKEIGPEVELPPEVFSVDKIPHDWLFPKIDAALHHGGAGTTGASLRAGIPTLIKPWFGRAVSDRIMKEKAAAVGEKIRSENGVANAIRAIYTYLPRAAQDRTTL, encoded by the exons ATGGTTCTTTTTGAGAGAG ACCCACCCAGTTCTTGGCAAACAAGGCTACCGCCTCGTCGGTACCGCTTCATCCCCGGCAGGTCCCTTCTCTCCAGACCAAACCGAATTCCAGAACCGGAAACCGTGCCTCCGCCTCCACTCAGCAGCCTTCTGACCCGCCGAGTCTGCACCACCATACTCAACTATGCCCTGCTCTCGCTACTTGATATATCTCTCGTCGCACTCTCGCCGATCGTTTTTGCATCACCGGTCGCCGTTGGAGGCCTCGGAATGCAGCCAGCCACAATTGGGCTAGTACTGGCGCTTCAGGGAATTGTGACCGGAGCGGCGACCGCTCTGCTCGTACCGCGTATGCAACGCTGGTTTGGCATGCGAATGACCTATCGATGCGGCGTATGGCTCTACCTGGGACAGATTTGGCTGTTCCCCGCGATGCACTATGCGGTCAAGCTGAACCTGGGAGGTGGGATGGGCGTATGGGTACTGATTGGGTTATATACTATTATTTCGTGTGCCTCGCCGATCAGTTTCT TACTGGCGCTTCAGGGAATTGTGACCGGAGCGGCGACCGCTCTGCGTATGCAACGCTGGCATGCGAATGACCTATCGATGCGGCGTATGGCTCTACCTGGGACAGATTTGGCTGTTCCCCGCGATGCACTATGCGGTCAAGCTGAACCTGGGAGGTGGGATGGGCGTATGGGTACTGATTGGGTTATATACTATTATTTCGTGTGCCTCGCCGATCAGTTTCT GCTGTCTGCTCCTCTTTATTTCAGCCGCGTCGCCGAATCCGCTATGCTTGGGTGCAACCAATGGGCTGGCTCAGACTTCGGCCTCTGTTATGCGCGCG ATTGGCCCGGCTCTCGCGACCTCACTTTTTGCGCTTTCGGCCAATTCCGGGTCCTCTTTGGTTTACATCAGCCTATCGGCAGTCACTGCGCTCTGTATTGGCACCAGTATGCTGATGCGCGCCGACTGGACTGCGGGCACTC CATCGTCTCGGTCATCATCCTTAGATCGCGGTGGGCTCAGTCGCCACTCGAGCACCTGGTCCAACTCATTGATCCTAACAATGGAGTCACTCGGCCGGGCAGCCTTCGCTCTTTC GACAGTTCTGAATCAGAGTCTGATGTTGTGGAGACTCCAGCCTCCGACTCGGCTGCCGATGCCCAGATTAAGCTAGCTGAAAACGACAATAATCTACAGCACGGTGCTTATCCGTCTCCTGAAACTGCTTTGGCAAACCTTGCATGCACCTCATGTTCGCTCTCGCGCCGGGTCGTTACTTCGCTCCAGCGATTCGCACATATACGACCG GAAACCGACGCTGCCGAATTATCCCATGATATGATCACAACTTATCCGGATGCCAGTGATGAAGGTCGGGTTAAACCGATTAGGAGCATACTAT TGTCTAATGTCAAGGACATCGACCCATACGATCCTACTCAACCAACTCGAGTTAGGATGCATATGTCTGTATTGGGATTGGATGTTAGTGCCGATGTGGAGTACGATACTGAAGAGTCGGCGCATGAATGGCGTCGCGAAGTGTCAG CCGCTCTTTATATGTATCGTCACCATCGCAAGACTCTCATTGGACATGGAAATGAAAAGGTTTCGCCCAGACCCGAAGACGCGCAGACGGAATCTCGTGGAGTCCGGATTTGCATCCCCCTAGCCTTGATCAAAGAATACCAACACGAGTGGTGGGCGGCGTGGGCATTTATACTTAGTGTCGCGGTCGACCATCGTTCGTCCTCGGGTGGCATTCGAGACATAGTTCCATCGGGTAGCCTGGATAGCGCAGTCAAAAGTGTTCTAAGGGCAGTTGCCCCTCTCGAGTCGGACATGGGGCAATTGGCACAGTCTGTCATGCCCAAGTCAACGAAGCGGGAATCTTTCACAGGTTTATCCTTGCCATGCTCGCACACACCAAGCCTTTCGCCCACGACAACTGTTTCGACCGACAGTTCGTCGGTACGAGAACCAATAGCATCAGTCTATGTCCCACCATCTCCAAGTCCCTGGCTTCAGACTACTCCCTCGGGCCCAGAGCCAGAAGGACTTGCCCAGGTCCTTCATTTGTCGGTTTTACAAGGAGACGATAGGTGGAACCAATTTGATAACCTCGTCAAAGCCCGGCGCGAGAATGGCGTGCCTCCGAACGCCCAGGTCGTGCTTGATTGGGGTGAACTTGTATTCGATGAGCATACAGGAAGCGAGTCTGGTTCTGATTCTACGAGAGAGATGAAAGTCGAAGCACCAGCATTTAATGAAATGTCTAGCGCCGAACGCAAGATCCGCCGACTTTTTGCGATAGACGATCAGCAAAAGGTTTGGA TTGCTCGCTGTAGGCTCTGCAAAACGATTTCGTCGACAACCTATTTTGTTATCACGGACCGATTTGTCTGCTATTGGGCCAAGTCTTTTGGAACTCACGATACTCGGTATCGTTTCCCTGTCTCGTCCGTCCGAGGAGCGTCCACCGCGTACGTTTACGCACCTCTCGTCTACGGTCTGCGCCTTCAAATTCGTGGACAACACGACCTTACCTTTGAATTCAACTCGCGCGAACTTCGAGACGAAGCCCTCACCAAATTGAAAGCCATCGCAGACACCAATCTTGCCAGCGAAAACGGCCCCATAGCCACCACCGGCTCCGAAGTCCCATCGCCCCGCGCAGAACACCCTTCGCCGATCACAATACCCGAGTTCTCGTCTACTCAGGAATGCGTATCTAATGCTCCGGCCTTGTTCTCACCTCTCAGCCGCACGATGAGGCGCATAAACTCTGTACACATACCTCCTGCCCTAGTCTCGCGCTTCCCCAAACCGATTAATGTTCCGCCGACTGCGATAGtccatatcccttccaagCATTTTGTATGTCTGACAATCGGCTCGCGGGGAGATGTTCAGCCGTATATCGCTTTGGCCCGTGGTCTTATGGCTGAAGGGCACCGAGTGACCATTGTAACGCATGAAGAGTACAAGGAGTGGTGTGAAGGATGGGGT CTGAGCGTTGAAAACCGG ATGTTTTCTCCTCAATTCTTCAAGGAGGGTTTGACAAAC TTCAGGGACTGGTTAGACGACT TGCTGCTTGACTCTTGGAAGCAATGTCAGGATGCAGACGTTCTAATTCAGAGCCCCTCCGCCATGGCTGGTGCGCACATTGCCGAGGCTCTGAGTAAGTTTCGTCCGCTTCCTGAATATTATAGCACTAT GCCCTGGACGAGGACTAACGATTACCCTCATGCGTTCATGACACCTCCAATGGAAATTTCGGGGTCATTCAACTATTCTACA ATCAATCGCTGGCGCCGCAAGCACCTTGGCTTACCCAGCACTGACATGGCTCATCTCGCGCAAACCAAGATTCCATTCATCTATAACTTTTCGCCA GCGGTTGTTCCTAAACCCTTAGATTGGAAAGATCCCATTACAATTAGCGGCTA CTGGTTCTTGGATGACGCAGACCTCAACTGGGAGCCCACGCAGGAGCTCACTGACTTTATGAATAAAGCCCGAAAGGATAACAAACCTCTGGTGTACATTGGCTTTGGAAGTATTGTCGTGCCGAATCCCAAGGCCATGACAAGGAGTATCGTCAAAGCAGTGCTCAAGA GTGATGTCCGTGCGATCTTGTCCAAGGGCTGGTCAGCCCGAATGAGCAAAGAGATTGGACCTGAGGTAGAGCTTCCTCCCGAGGTCTTTTCG GTGGATAAGATTCCACATGA TTGGCTGTTCCCGAAAATTGATGCGGCATTGCACCATGGAGGTGCTGGAACGACAGGTGCTTCACTTCGTG CCGGAATACCTACACTGATTAAGCCTTGGTTCGG GCGTGCCGTATCGGATAG GATAATGAAAGAGAAGGCCGCGGCGGTCGGAGAGAAGATTCGTTCG GAAAATGGCGTAGCCAATGCTATTCGCGCAATCTACACTTATTTACCCCGCGC CGCTCAAGATCGTACAACTCTCTGA
- a CDS encoding CTD kinase subunit gamma CTK3 protein — protein MNVSLKKSMFGLDSILNAEDSDDDSSLILENDSSAQLEIGEGALLPDTPSAVGLPASMQREPVINAPHYESAPENNIQTLSTNGARVNIPVVTDQVVRLIQVDGSHVMHVSNRESMVALGEQLVTGFVARSTLTSDLPTSAGPHVNNHASILRERMSLPPESPLLRGGIEPRFEVFDAEMIALAEAAAYGVSKARSLDTHNILLFADNKAALSNMSFLSIHPCQYTSWKFCSAIDTFLHESPLNKVELRWVPGHEGVEGNERADALANEGGTKPPYHTHNRSLTWCKAEATWNASRTWAREWSNQPHSRFVSEYIRHNPSLSPQPFFKAFPFHHAIHAWLNQAILGHECRERFRPDDDPSYPCGAPPPAKLSITSSGPAPHTTTPDSPFAMPRDPCQTLFFSAPPPDSESLPASSTQQMPSKSDLAYSSPYGAPFGYLSIWLFITQASIQKIVGYALKHYARCGEDLWDCVMEECQKGSLNTRMNILHLLDNLCETALLYQGGVTTPSSQAPYIEYVTRDLEKIVEYVVPDSRDGLVNFQTSKQILESWQTKRVLDPIAVSNVIEILEIKKSSLKEIPATRSNTSAAERDEIFKRIEEDRERHKLLRQRRWNVPTRVGQPYAPRLASAVPTARILPLNPVPTSPTSPIMSSHLASPIAPAHPLDSNTSAGTGQGGMPPPAPKHLPPRHALRKSYTEAQRERQRQRSRTGGEDAQETALDIEFEQAWETTSDWNEDDIDAVVEECGLCWGDERDIQTGSAEGFPKDSVVDYGSGGAYSGSRFSAPVGERS, from the exons ATGAATGTGTCTCTGAAAAAGTCCATGTTCGGGTTGGACAGCATTCTCAACGCGGAAGATAGCGATGATGATTCAAGTTTAATACTTGAGAATGACAGCTCGGCACAGTTGGAGATAGGCGAAGGCGCGTTACTCCCCGACACTCCATCAGCTGTAGGTCTGCCAGCATCTATGCAGCGCGAACCCGTTATCAATGCACCACACTACGAGTCAGCGCCTGAAAACAACATCCAAACTCTCAGTACCAACGGAGCGCGCGTGAACATCCCCGTAGTTACTGATCAGGTGGTTCGCTTGATTCAGGTGGACGGTTCCCATGTTATGCATGTTTCAAACCGTGAAAGCATGGTTGCTTTAGGCGAGCAACTCGTCACAGGTTTTGTGGCTCGATCCACCCTAACAAGTGACTT GCCAACGAGCGCTGGGCCCCATGTGAATAATCACGCCTCCATCCTCCGAGAGAGAATGTCGCTGCCACCGGAGTCACCTT tactacgtgggggcaTTGAACCCAGGTTCGAAGTCTTCGACGCGGAAATGATAGCCCTGGCAGAGGCTGCCGCCTACGGGGTTTCTAAAGCGAGATCTCTGGACACTCATAATATACTGCTCTTTGCAGACAACAAAGCCGCCCTCTCCAATATGTCGTTTCTGTCTATACACCCATGCCAGTACACATCATGGAAATTCTGCTCTGCCATCGACACTTTCCTGCACGAGTCGCCTCTCAACAAGGTTGAACTGCGCTGGGTCCCGGGCCATGAAGGTGTCGAAGGTAACGAACGTGCAGACGCACTCGCCAACGAAGGCGGAACGAAACCGCCGTACCACACGCACAATAGGTCGTTAACCTGGTGCAAGGCCGAAGCCACTTGGAATGCTAGCCGCACATGGGCACGAGAATGGTCCAACCAACCCCACTCTCGATTCGTGTCGGAATACATTCGCCACAACCCATCTTTGTCCCCCCAACCCTTCTTCAAAGCATTCCCATTTCATCACGCAATACACGCCTGGCTAAACCAGGCCATCTTGGGCCATGAATGCCGAGAACGATTCCGGCCCGACGACGACCCCAGCTACCCATGCGgagcccccccccccgccAAACTCTCGATCACGTCATCCGGGCCTGCCCCTCATACGACGACGCCAGACTCGCCCTTCGCAATGCCTCGGGATCCATGCCAGACCCTGTTCTTTTCGGCACCGCCACCGGACTCCGAGTCGTTGCCAGCTTCATCAACTCAAcagatgccttcaaaatCTGATTTGGCTTACTCCTCCCCCTATGGTGCTCCTTTCGGTTATCTATCTATTTGGTTATTTAT AACACAAGCATCTATCCAAAAGATTGTCGGATATGCACTCAAGCACTATGCCCGCTGTGGTGAAGATTTGTGGGACTGCGTAATGGAGGAGTGTCAAAAG GGGTCTCTAAACACTCGAATGAATATCCTACATCTTCTTGATAACTTGTGCGAAACCGCACTTCTTTACCAGGGTGGTGTCACGACACCCTCCTCACAAGCGCCGTATATCGAATACGTCACCCGGGACTTGGAAAAAATCGTTGAATATGTTGTCCCTGACTCGAGAGATGGATTGGTCAATTTTCAGA CCAGTAAACAGATCCTGGAGTCGTGGCAAACTAAACGCGTGCTCGACCCGATTGCGGTATCCAATGTGATAGAAATTCTCGAGATAAAGAAGAGCAG CCTGAAGGAAATTCCAGCTACACGATCCAACACCTCTGCGGCTGAAAGGGATGAGATATTCAAACGTATTGAAGAAGATCGCGAAAGA CATAAGCTTCTTCGACAACGACGTTGGAATGTGCCAACCCGTGTTGGACAACCATATGCACCACGACTGGCGTCAGCTGTTCCAACTGCCCGAATACTTCCACTTAACCCAGTTCCAACTTCCCCAACTTCTCCCATCATGTCATCTCATTTGGCATCACCGATAGCCCCTGCTCATCCTCTCGATTCAAACACGAGCGCTGGAACCGGACAAGGTGGGATGCCACCGCCTGCACCCAAGCACCTTCCCCCACGACACGCTCTCCGCAAGTCATATACTGAGGCACAGCGCGAGCGGCAAAGGCAACGTAGTCGCACTGGTGGCGAGGACGCACAAGAAACGGCCTTGGACATCGAATTTGAGCAAGCATGGGAAACGACAAGCGATTGGAATGAAGATGACATAGATGCGGTTGTCGAAGAGTGTGGTCTCTGCTGGGGAGATGAACGGGATATCCAAACTGGTAGTGCTGAGGGCTTCCCGAAGGATAGTGTGGTCGACTATGGATCAGGCGGTGCATATTCTGGAAGCCGGTTTTCTGCGCCTGTCGGAGAGCGGAGCTAG
- a CDS encoding basic region leucine zipper protein gives MSSTTATSIKRSPSSTPTLGTPPDTPRVVAEKAVTIDLSTREPDIKRELERWENIVFSFGMEGNNRRSSSQEHSGGRQSTNNPPSHQLPEGNIHPNIGGVPGFSVPWDIHPFFPTAQYGQQSPYDVLGLGAMNTIPSNPQTTGIPAQSQIQPLTPAEIAQYHALSTTQAPPEASASSSAPPSRVSPARGRSTSSAGEVQLRTNDAGILLHHIARFRVKKKQRTMELEKLLLSLKVEQMNSRRKQSNFEGRMAGSRRCYETAQAAKSSPGAGPSGSGSQNNSKDNDKSDDDADSGKEPVAYDPDGPPIYSPFIYHELESSRNKTWGIMEGAGK, from the exons ATGTCGTCAACCACTGCTACCAGTATCAAACGATCACCCTCTAGCACACCCACACTTGGCACTCCTCCCGACACTCCGAGAGTAGTCGCCGAGAAAGCTGTTACGATCGACCTATCAACGCGCGAACCAGATATTAAAAGAGAGCTCGAGCGGTGGGAGAACATTGTTTTTTCATTTGGCATGGAGGGCAATAATAGGCGATCAAGCAGTCAAGAACATTCAGGAGGACGTCAGTCTACAAATAATCCTCCTTCACATCAGCTACCAGAAGGAAATATCCACCCAAACATAGGAGGCGTACCTGGCTTTTCAGTGCCATGGGACATTCACCCATTCTTCCCCACCGCTCAGTACGGCCAGCAGTCACCGTATGATGTGTTAGGGCTCGGGGCAATGAATACTATCCCTTCGAATCCACAGACCA CTGGTATTCCAGCCCAGTCCCAGATCCAACCCTTGACTCCGGCCGAAATTGCGCAATACCATGCACTT tcaacaacccaGGCCCCTCCCGAAGCGTCTGCCTCATCCTCTGCGCCTCCATCTCGAGTCTCTCCTGCTCGAGGCCGATCGACCAGTAGCGCCGGAGAAGTCCAG CTGAGGACAAACGACGCCGGAATACTGCTGCATCA CATAGCGAGATTCCGGGTCAAAAAGAAGCAACGTACGATGGAGCTTGAAAAGCTGTTATTGAGCTTGAAGGTCGAGCAGATGAACTCGAGAAGGAAGCAGTCGAACTTCGAAGGGAGAATGGCTGGCTCAAGGAGATGTTATGAAACTGCACAGGCAGCCAAGTCAAGTCCAGGTGCAGGTCCAAGCGGATCAGGCAGTCAGAATAATTCCAAAGATAACGATAAGAGCGATGACGATGCAGACAGCGGCAAGG AGCCTGTAGCGTACGACCCGGATGGTCCTCCAATATATTCTCCGTTTATTTATCACGAGCTGGAATCAAGCCGGAACAAAACATGGGGTATCATGGAGGGGGCTGGGAAGTAA
- a CDS encoding nucleolar pre-ribosomal-associated protein 1, whose protein sequence is MTKVKRPRAVQGKTTAEFKSPEGLIEALKSRNPDVLKNTLVHFETKSPWHMANGLALGIHQVDKTDVVLAALKVLGAAALIDQRLTFDAVSWTAKALPKLLSHRHRTPTSEPLVYLSIRTALVTLILALLPLTLPIELFTALFKGIAQDEGVVVKLVLETCWEKVWGDVKVPKSLKPLYDRMDPDITDPLAPADVVHHFLLALCTKPDLRPAGKDEGGEEEGSEANSKGTVYNPLLLKLLRTLRPAVDARQHELAVRILNACPDLVGAYFAKAWNPDYLQDGSQASVLLLQSSKQIFRLIPSIWMLPHTLATSSTSSRAYRADPPTTFCNRRKRYPQFINTSMVDQRTSCKTCSIGEPNTVPASTGTLVQHTTIRLITQCLLKLSNVLEAFPPGWSERAAEVVDAVRKRVPELGVVVGITQEASKALQKNEDTTMDNEVEVGSFCSQRVL, encoded by the exons ATGACCAAGGTGAAGCGTCCTCGCGCGGTGCAGGGAAAGACCACGGCTGAATTTAAGAGCCCCGAAGGTCTCATTGAAGCCCTCAAGTCCCGAAACCCTGATGTGCTTAAAAATA CTCTTGTTCATTTCGAAACCAAATCACCGTGGCATATGGCGAACGGCCTGGCATTAGGGATACAC CAAGTGGACAAAACGGATGTAGTGCTCGCTGCCCTCAAAGTTCTAGGTGCAGCCGCATTGATAGATCAACGGTTGACTTTTGATGCTGTTTCCTGGACGGCAAAG GCTCTACCAAAACTCCTTTCACATCGACATCGAACGCCAACATCCGAACCTCTGGTTTATCTATCTATTCGCACTGCCCTTGTGACACTCATTCTCGCACTTCTTCCCTTGACTTTACCTATCGAGTTGTTCACTGCGTTATTCAAGGGAATAGCTCAAGATGAGGGTGTGGTTGTTAAATTAGTCTTAGAAACATGCTGGGAAAAGGTCTGGGGTGACGTCAAGGTTCCGAAGAGCTTGAAG CCACTCTACGACAGGATGGACCCTGATATCACAGACCCTTTGGCACCTGCTGACGTCGTTCATCACTTCCTCCTCGCCCTATGTACCAAACCAG ACCTACGTCCGGCAGGGAAGGATGAAGGAGGTGAAGAGGAAGGTAGTGAAGCGAACTCAAAAGGGACAGTTTATAATCCTTTGCTACTGAAGTTGTTGAGGACTTTACGACCCGCTGTGGATGCAAGGCAACATGAACTTGCAGTGCGAATTTTGAACGCATGTCCTGACTTGGTCGGTGCTTACTTTGCAAAAG CTTGGAACCCCGACTATCTACAAGATGGATCACAAGCGTCGGTTTTATTGCTTCAGTCGTCAAAGCAGATCTTCCGACTGATTCCTTCTATATGGATGCTCCCACACACTCTCGCAACCTCATCGACCTCGAGCAGAGCGTACCGAGCAGATCCTCCCACCACTTTCTGCAATCGTCGAAAGCGTTATCCCCAATTTATTAACACGAGCATGGTTGACCAAAGGACTTCTTGCAAAACCTGCTCCATCGGAGAACCAAACACGGTCCCGGCGAGCACGGGAACACTCGTTCAACATACGACAATTCGACTCATCACCCAGTGTCTACTCAAGTTGTCCAATGTTCTCGAAGCATTCCCTCCTGGTTGGAGTGAACGTGCTGCAGAGGTTGTGGACGCGGTCCGAAAACGAGTTCCTGAATTGGGAGTTGTGGTTGGGATCACTCAAGAAGCTTCCAAGGCTCTCCAGAAAAACGAGGACACGACCATGGATAATGAAGTGGAAGTCGGGAGCTTTTGCTCGCAGAGGGTTCTTTGA
- a CDS encoding thiamine pyrophosphokinase, catalytic domain-containing protein, which produces MRFSVKNTQRYSNSVSDGLDRRENIELTEEFTSNILPRDPRGGGRGGGGGGTRGGSGGGTRGGSSGGTRGGSSGGSSGGSSGSSSNGGFNGGSRGGVSFGTGMWNGRGASSYGSGGGNPSTISSGAFAGRSVGGGTRNQVFGSRQYGSGYAYGSSGPSVSGRGFPFGYWPIYVPITGGAAYYGYHEYGPASNASRPGGKMHQALVRSTSWPNSTDSATPINNATAPYYIIGDADSVAAIMEELVNECSVIRTSGVAMNETNPSISFEQAVQFYRASSFALILTSYNNSANSIPKNGTTPSTALSDTPLPPGTDMNFLNCLNTTIGASIPIMDAEDSVSGSSTPTYNSAPAHMHTLGGLNTIGLLWILLWIFKLL; this is translated from the exons ATGCGTTTCTCTGTCAAAAATACCCAACGCTACAGTAACTCGGTTTCCGATGGACTCGATCGGCGTGAGAATATAGAGCTCACAGAAGAGTTTACTTCAAATATCCTCCCTCGTGACCCCcgtggaggaggaagaggagggggaggaggaggTACCCGGGGAGGTTCTGGTGGTGGCACCAGAGGTGGCTCTAGTGGTGGTACCAGGGGTGGTTCAAGCGGTGGTTCAAGCGGAGGATCGAGTGGTAGCTCCAGCAACGGAGGATTTAATGGGGGATCTAGGGGTGGTGTATCATTCGGAACAGGCATGT GGAATGGACGAGGCGCTTCGTCATACGGTAGTGGGGGCGGTAATCCTTCGACCATATCCTCTGGTGCCTTTGCGGGAAGATCAGTTGGCGGTGGTACGCGAAACCAGGTCTTTGGAAGCAGGCAATATGGTAGTGGATATGCCTATGGCAGTAGCGGTCCCTCTGTTTCCGGACGCGGGTTTCCCTTTGGATATTGGCCAATCTACGTTCCTATTACAGGGGGAGCTGCGTACTACGGTTATCATGAATACGGACCAGCGAGTAATGCAAGTCGGCCTGGTGGAAAGATGCATCAGGCACTCGTTCGTTCGACCAGCTGGCCCAACTCGACAGACTCAGCGACACCAATCAACAATGCGACTGCGCCGTACTACATTATTGGAGACGCAGATTCAGTCGCAGCCATTATGGAAGAGTTGGTCAATGAGTGCTCGGTTATTCGTACGTCAGGTGTGGCAATGAAT GAAACCAACCCCTCAATATCCTTCGAGCAGGCCGTCCAATTCTACCGAGCATCTTCGTTTGCGCTCATTCTGACTTCTTATAACAATTCCGCTAATTCGATTCCAAAAAACGGCACCACGCCTTCGACTGCACTTTCTGACACGCCCCTACCTCCTGGTACGGACATGAACTTTTTGAACTGTTTGAACACTACAATCGGCGCATCGATACCCATCATGGACGCCGAAGACAGTGTCTCGGGTTCGAGTACCCCAACCTATAACTCTGCCCCAGCGCATATGCACACTCTAGGGGGACTGAACACCATTGGGCTACTTTGGATCCTTTTATGGATCTTTAAATTGCTTTAG